A single Thermoanaerobacterium sp. RBIITD DNA region contains:
- a CDS encoding extracellular matrix regulator RemB, with protein MYVHLGGNIVVPDSEIIAVFDINVKTMSKDTGDFLRIADEEGFIVKISEENPKSFIVTERDKKSIIYLSPISSFTIIKRALKYEE; from the coding sequence ATGTACGTTCATTTAGGAGGTAATATAGTAGTACCTGATAGTGAGATAATAGCTGTTTTTGATATTAATGTTAAGACAATGTCTAAAGATACAGGTGACTTCTTGCGAATAGCTGATGAAGAGGGATTTATAGTAAAGATATCCGAAGAAAATCCGAAGTCATTTATAGTTACTGAAAGAGATAAAAAAAGCATAATATATCTTTCGCCAATTTCCTCATTTACTATAATAAAAAGAGCCTTAAAATATGAAGAATGA
- a CDS encoding glutamine amidotransferase: MKLVIGHMYPDLLNLYGDRGNILTLKRRCEWRGIDVEVKPIMVDTKTNFTDVDILFLGGGSDREQKIVSDDLTLKRAKNLKAAINDYLTVLSICGGYQLLGKYYKTGTGNKLPGIGALDAYTVAGNRRMIENVIIEADLNGKKFKMVGFENHSGKTYLENIKPLGIVISGNGNNGEDHMEGAMYKNTYGTYLHGPVLPKNPEFADILIQSAINRKYGKKEIDPLDDSFEHITQNAIIKRFVKK, from the coding sequence ATGAAATTAGTAATCGGACACATGTACCCAGACCTTTTAAACCTTTATGGTGACAGGGGCAACATATTAACATTAAAAAGAAGATGTGAATGGAGAGGTATTGATGTTGAAGTAAAACCAATAATGGTTGATACGAAGACTAATTTTACAGATGTGGATATACTATTTCTCGGCGGTGGATCTGACAGAGAACAAAAAATTGTAAGCGACGACCTAACATTAAAAAGAGCAAAGAATTTAAAAGCTGCCATAAATGATTACCTCACAGTTTTAAGCATTTGTGGTGGTTATCAATTGCTCGGGAAATACTACAAAACTGGTACAGGAAATAAATTGCCTGGAATCGGTGCATTAGATGCTTATACCGTCGCTGGAAATAGAAGGATGATCGAAAATGTAATAATAGAAGCAGATTTAAATGGAAAAAAATTTAAAATGGTAGGGTTTGAAAACCATTCTGGAAAGACGTATTTAGAAAATATAAAGCCTTTAGGAATTGTAATATCTGGAAATGGAAATAATGGCGAAGACCATATGGAAGGTGCTATGTACAAAAATACCTATGGAACGTATCTACACGGACCTGTTCTACCGAAAAACCCGGAATTTGCCGATATCCTTATACAAAGTGCCATAAACCGAAAATACGGTAAAAAAGAAATTGATCCGCTTGATGATTCTTTTGAACACATAACACAGAACGCAATTATAAAAAGATTTGTTAAAAAATAG